In the Halalkalicoccus sp. NIPERK01 genome, one interval contains:
- a CDS encoding SRPBCC family protein, protein MDEVELSTVVYLPPEEVYEFLIDFPRYANYSKYLTEVRQHGDGSPGTEYDLRLEWWKLSYTARSEVTEVDPPTRIDWRLVKDIHARGHWRVEEVPEEAPEGEETASRVYLHIGFDPDSASSSAIDLPAFVSLGWVIEKVKPKVEEEAERIVERIVADLEGEPREVDLEVHRTPESV, encoded by the coding sequence GTGGACGAAGTCGAACTGAGCACGGTCGTCTACCTGCCGCCCGAGGAGGTCTACGAGTTCCTCATCGACTTTCCCCGGTACGCGAACTACTCGAAGTACCTCACGGAGGTCCGCCAGCACGGCGACGGCTCGCCCGGCACCGAGTACGACCTCCGACTCGAGTGGTGGAAGCTCTCGTACACCGCGCGTTCGGAGGTCACGGAGGTCGATCCCCCCACGCGGATCGACTGGCGACTGGTCAAGGACATCCACGCCCGCGGCCACTGGCGCGTCGAGGAGGTGCCCGAGGAGGCCCCCGAAGGCGAGGAGACCGCCTCGCGGGTCTACCTCCACATCGGGTTCGACCCCGACTCGGCCAGTTCGAGTGCGATCGACCTCCCGGCGTTCGTCTCGCTGGGCTGGGTGATCGAGAAGGTCAAGCCGAAGGTCGAGGAGGAGGCAGAACGCATCGTCGAGCGGATCGTCGCGGACCTCGAAGGCGAGCCACGCGAGGTCGACCTCGAGGTCCACCGGACGCCCGAGTCCGTCTGA
- the trkA gene encoding Trk system potassium transporter TrkA, with translation MRVIIIGAGEVGSSIAAGLADSHEVVVVDIDADRVEELTYSIDVLAIQGDGTSMPTLEEAGIDRADMLIASTDNDETNIVACNAAKIAGEVFTIARVKKPDLLDTWNRSNRGFGVDFMVCSDLLSAQAIVTIVGLPAARDADPFAGGTVQMAEFEIPENSSIAGQTVAEADRFDSLTFVGLLRGETVQIARGETVLEAGDYVVVIGSPESVQRFGAELSPEQTPGSTEEIVVIGGSEIGFQVARLLEQQGLSPRLIEEDHDRARDLAERLPNTVVMESDATDMEFLSREHIDEADVVVSALLHDEANLLISLLAKQLGAARAVAVVEHGDYVDIFESVGVDAAINPREITAEEITRFTHEGRAENISLIHNDRAEVIEVEINRESVLAGRPLKESMADLPEAVVVGAVTRDGECIIPRGETRIEVGDHVIVFARTDVVDAVAAVL, from the coding sequence GTGCGCGTAATCATCATCGGTGCCGGCGAGGTCGGCTCCTCGATCGCGGCCGGACTCGCCGACTCCCACGAGGTCGTCGTCGTCGACATCGACGCCGACCGCGTCGAAGAGTTGACCTACTCGATCGACGTGTTGGCCATTCAGGGCGACGGCACCTCGATGCCGACGCTCGAGGAGGCGGGGATCGACCGGGCGGACATGCTCATCGCGAGCACCGACAACGACGAGACGAACATCGTCGCCTGCAACGCCGCGAAGATCGCGGGCGAGGTGTTCACCATCGCCCGGGTGAAGAAGCCCGACCTGCTCGACACGTGGAACCGATCGAACCGGGGCTTCGGCGTCGACTTCATGGTCTGTTCGGACCTGCTGTCGGCGCAGGCGATCGTCACCATCGTCGGCCTGCCCGCCGCGCGCGACGCCGACCCCTTCGCCGGCGGGACCGTCCAGATGGCCGAGTTCGAGATCCCCGAGAACAGTTCGATCGCGGGACAGACCGTCGCGGAGGCCGATCGGTTCGACTCGCTGACGTTCGTCGGCCTGCTCCGGGGCGAGACCGTCCAGATCGCCCGCGGGGAGACGGTCCTCGAGGCCGGCGACTACGTCGTCGTGATCGGCAGCCCCGAGAGCGTCCAGCGCTTCGGGGCCGAACTCTCGCCCGAGCAGACGCCGGGATCGACCGAGGAGATCGTCGTCATCGGCGGCAGCGAGATCGGGTTCCAGGTCGCCCGACTGCTCGAACAACAGGGGCTCTCGCCCCGACTCATCGAGGAGGACCACGACCGGGCGCGCGACCTCGCCGAGCGCCTTCCCAACACCGTGGTGATGGAGAGCGACGCGACGGACATGGAGTTCCTCTCGCGGGAACACATCGACGAGGCCGACGTCGTCGTGAGCGCGCTGCTCCACGACGAGGCGAACCTGCTCATCTCGCTGCTGGCGAAACAGCTCGGGGCCGCCCGTGCGGTGGCGGTCGTCGAACACGGCGATTACGTCGACATCTTCGAGTCCGTCGGCGTCGACGCGGCGATCAACCCGCGGGAGATCACCGCCGAGGAGATCACCCGATTCACCCACGAGGGCCGCGCCGAGAACATCTCGCTCATCCACAACGACCGGGCGGAGGTCATCGAGGTCGAGATCAACCGCGAGAGCGTGCTGGCGGGTCGCCCCCTGAAGGAGTCGATGGCCGACCTCCCGGAGGCGGTCGTCGTCGGCGCGGTCACCCGCGACGGGGAGTGTATCATCCCGCGGGGGGAGACGCGGATCGAGGTCGGCGATCACGTCATCGTCTTCGCGCGCACCGACGTGGTCGACGCCGTGGCCGCGGTGCTATGA
- the mnhG gene encoding monovalent cation/H(+) antiporter subunit G — MIETLRVGLIVVLVAGGVFFTFVSAMGVLRLPDVYARAHTASQTDTLGAGLALAAVALGLGWQSATVFTVLLLIFIFITNPTAAHAIARAAYESGIEPWTEEER, encoded by the coding sequence ATGATCGAGACCCTGCGGGTGGGGCTGATCGTCGTCCTCGTCGCCGGCGGCGTCTTCTTCACGTTCGTCTCGGCGATGGGCGTGTTGCGCCTGCCGGACGTCTACGCGCGCGCCCACACCGCCTCCCAGACGGACACGCTGGGGGCCGGACTGGCGCTCGCGGCGGTCGCGCTCGGGTTGGGCTGGCAGTCGGCGACGGTCTTCACCGTCCTGCTGTTGATCTTCATCTTCATCACCAACCCGACGGCGGCCCACGCGATCGCACGGGCGGCCTACGAGTCGGGGATCGAACCCTGGACGGAGGAGGAGCGATGA
- a CDS encoding NAD(P)/FAD-dependent oxidoreductase, producing the protein MEPDTDADADVLIVGGGVAGLTAGTFTARAGLETLVVTAGESILRRNAHLENYPGFPAGVDSRLFVDMTRAQAERAGCGFVDGEVTQVTHANGNEEGFEVATAGGDVHRAARVIAASWSDSSYLESLDVDLDRRGSKQYIGIDDEGRTAVEGLYAAGRIARRYHQAVIAAGHGAEVALTLIHDSDLHFYNDWVVPEGYFTDRGREVPPGCEEIDAEERERRAAESREAMREWFAEPHGDEPTPHPSLVEE; encoded by the coding sequence ATGGAACCGGACACGGACGCGGATGCGGACGTACTGATCGTCGGCGGTGGGGTCGCCGGACTCACGGCGGGGACCTTCACCGCCCGCGCCGGACTGGAGACGCTGGTCGTCACGGCGGGCGAGTCGATCCTGCGGCGTAATGCCCACCTCGAGAACTACCCCGGGTTCCCCGCGGGCGTCGACTCGCGGCTGTTCGTCGACATGACGCGCGCGCAGGCGGAACGCGCGGGCTGTGGGTTCGTAGACGGGGAGGTCACGCAGGTCACGCACGCCAACGGGAACGAGGAGGGCTTCGAGGTCGCGACCGCCGGGGGCGACGTGCATCGAGCAGCGCGGGTGATCGCCGCCTCGTGGTCGGATTCGAGCTACCTCGAATCGCTCGACGTGGACCTCGATCGCCGGGGGAGCAAGCAGTACATCGGTATCGACGACGAGGGCCGCACCGCGGTCGAGGGTCTGTATGCCGCCGGGCGGATCGCCCGCCGGTACCACCAGGCGGTGATCGCGGCGGGCCACGGCGCGGAGGTCGCCCTGACGCTGATCCACGATTCCGACCTGCATTTCTACAACGACTGGGTCGTTCCGGAGGGGTATTTCACCGACCGGGGTCGGGAGGTCCCGCCGGGCTGTGAGGAGATCGACGCCGAGGAACGCGAGCGCCGGGCGGCCGAGAGCCGCGAGGCCATGCGCGAGTGGTTCGCGGAGCCACACGGGGACGAGCCGACGCCGCATCCGAGCCTCGTGGAAGAGTGA
- a CDS encoding cation:proton antiporter, protein MSLVEDVFIWGAVAFVVLAIAMLYRAVKGPTMQDRVLAVNVLGTNTVVILALLAVGLDEPWFLDIALVYALLNFLMSIAISKFTVERGGII, encoded by the coding sequence GTGAGCCTCGTCGAGGACGTCTTCATCTGGGGGGCCGTCGCGTTCGTCGTTCTCGCGATCGCGATGCTCTATCGCGCCGTCAAGGGCCCGACGATGCAGGACCGCGTGCTCGCGGTGAACGTCCTGGGGACGAACACCGTGGTGATCCTCGCGCTGCTCGCGGTCGGGCTCGACGAGCCGTGGTTCCTCGACATCGCGCTGGTGTACGCGCTGCTCAACTTCCTGATGTCGATCGCCATCTCGAAGTTCACCGTCGAGCGCGGGGGGATCATATGA
- the coaBC gene encoding bifunctional phosphopantothenoylcysteine decarboxylase/phosphopantothenate--cysteine ligase CoaBC gives MLSGVNVALGITGSIAAVKTVEIAHELRRRGANVRGVMSESARGIVHPWSVEFATDEEVVTEITGRVEHVDLCGWEGWADVLLIAPATANTVGKIAGAIDDTPVTTCATTALGADLPVVIAPAMHEPMYDHPGVLDSIERVEGWGVEFVSPRIEEGKAKIAAADAIALATARAATPSALAGEHVVVTAGATAESVDPVRVLTNRSSGKTGRAVARACYVAGADVTLIHALVGPHPVTAGEEADPATYAEFVSVESSAELSEAALAAAADADAYVSVAAISDYTVEPEEEKIRSGEDVSLDLLPSPKVVDAVREANPDLPIVGFKTETGGDDDAMVEAARAIAERVGMSFVVANDASVMGAEETRTLFVDGEVTERVGTKAEIGEAVAAELGDRIGGTATRHEE, from the coding sequence ATGCTCTCGGGAGTGAACGTCGCGCTCGGAATCACGGGGTCGATCGCCGCGGTCAAGACGGTGGAGATCGCCCACGAACTGCGCCGGCGCGGTGCGAACGTCAGAGGGGTGATGAGCGAGAGCGCACGGGGGATCGTCCACCCCTGGAGCGTCGAGTTCGCCACCGACGAGGAGGTGGTCACGGAGATCACGGGGCGAGTCGAACACGTCGACCTCTGTGGCTGGGAGGGGTGGGCCGACGTGCTGTTGATCGCGCCGGCGACGGCGAACACGGTGGGGAAGATCGCGGGCGCGATCGACGACACGCCCGTCACGACCTGTGCGACGACCGCCCTCGGGGCGGACCTGCCGGTCGTGATCGCCCCCGCGATGCACGAACCGATGTACGACCACCCAGGGGTGCTCGATTCGATCGAGCGCGTCGAGGGGTGGGGCGTCGAGTTCGTTTCACCGCGCATCGAGGAGGGCAAGGCGAAGATCGCCGCCGCCGACGCCATCGCGCTCGCGACCGCGCGGGCGGCGACGCCCTCGGCGCTCGCGGGCGAGCACGTCGTCGTGACGGCCGGAGCGACCGCCGAATCGGTCGACCCCGTGCGCGTGTTGACCAACCGCTCGTCGGGCAAGACCGGGCGGGCGGTCGCGCGGGCCTGCTACGTCGCCGGCGCGGACGTGACGCTGATCCACGCGCTCGTCGGCCCCCACCCGGTGACCGCGGGCGAGGAGGCGGACCCGGCGACCTACGCCGAGTTCGTGAGCGTCGAGAGCAGCGCCGAACTCTCGGAGGCGGCACTCGCGGCCGCCGCGGACGCCGACGCGTACGTCTCGGTCGCGGCGATCAGCGACTACACCGTCGAACCCGAGGAGGAGAAGATCCGCTCGGGCGAGGACGTCTCGCTCGACCTGCTCCCGAGCCCGAAGGTGGTCGACGCCGTCCGGGAGGCCAATCCGGACCTCCCGATCGTCGGGTTCAAGACCGAGACGGGCGGCGACGACGATGCGATGGTCGAGGCCGCACGCGCGATCGCCGAGCGCGTCGGCATGAGCTTCGTCGTCGCCAACGACGCGAGCGTGATGGGCGCGGAGGAGACGCGCACCCTGTTCGTCGACGGCGAGGTCACCGAACGCGTCGGGACGAAGGCGGAGATCGGCGAGGCGGTCGCGGCCGAACTCGGCGACCGGATCGGCGGAACCGCCACGCGACACGAGGAATAA
- a CDS encoding MnhB domain-containing protein produces the protein MSSDDSYVESQVIMTTVKVVTPFVLTYGLFITFHGADAPGGGFQGGAVIGTVVLMIAFAFGIEPTREWLSNAAVVGLIAGGVVAFGAIGLASMALGGAFLQYDLLPIHHPVRYGIEGVEILGIAAIVSGTVIGLFFVTAAGFTAETLARPERSRVGTDQQRGETGGEE, from the coding sequence GTGAGTAGCGACGACTCCTACGTCGAGAGCCAGGTGATCATGACGACGGTGAAGGTCGTCACGCCGTTCGTCCTGACCTACGGCCTCTTTATCACGTTCCACGGGGCCGACGCGCCCGGCGGGGGCTTTCAGGGCGGGGCGGTCATCGGGACGGTGGTCCTCATGATCGCCTTCGCGTTCGGGATCGAACCCACCCGCGAGTGGCTCAGCAACGCCGCGGTCGTCGGGCTGATCGCCGGCGGCGTCGTCGCGTTCGGGGCGATCGGGCTGGCGTCGATGGCGCTCGGCGGTGCCTTCCTCCAGTACGACCTGCTGCCGATCCACCACCCGGTTCGCTACGGCATCGAGGGCGTCGAGATCCTCGGGATCGCCGCGATCGTCTCGGGGACCGTGATCGGGCTGTTCTTCGTCACGGCCGCCGGCTTCACCGCCGAGACGCTCGCGCGACCCGAGCGCTCGCGGGTCGGGACGGACCAGCAACGGGGCGAGACGGGGGGCGAGGAGTGA
- a CDS encoding monovalent cation/H+ antiporter subunit E, which produces MATERVLVPVERSLTLRRTVGYAVESARTAEGSVELHFVVAVTDDERTPGGRESIEAAESLLDRVRAWTDEDLGEERVPVETAVVGTDRYLFSPRDYADRLAEYVREHDVDRVLIDPEYRPGSSAPMLRPLEHRLREHGIAYEEAPVEPRTRRGRLVTPGGASRFVALFALSFGFYLLMGDPTYWFDLVTGATTGLIVAFTLDHVAFSRPPSVRRTPRRALRFAVYVPYLLFEIVKANVAVSLVILRPSMPIQPRLTRVRSAVRGGLPLTTLANSITLTPGTLTVRADDRDLVVHTLITDAREDLFDGGLERAVRFVFYGRSAAGIPSPEERGDTEIIGGNDS; this is translated from the coding sequence GTGGCGACTGAGCGGGTTCTCGTGCCGGTCGAGCGATCCCTGACGCTCAGGCGGACCGTCGGCTACGCCGTCGAATCGGCGCGCACGGCCGAGGGAAGCGTCGAACTCCACTTCGTCGTCGCGGTGACCGACGACGAGCGGACGCCGGGCGGCCGCGAGTCGATCGAGGCGGCCGAGTCGCTGCTGGATCGGGTCCGCGCCTGGACCGACGAGGACCTCGGGGAGGAGCGGGTGCCCGTCGAGACGGCCGTCGTCGGGACCGATCGGTACCTGTTCAGCCCGCGGGACTACGCCGACCGCCTCGCGGAGTACGTCCGGGAGCACGACGTCGACCGCGTGCTGATCGACCCGGAGTACCGCCCCGGGTCCAGCGCGCCGATGCTCCGCCCGCTCGAACACCGCCTCCGGGAACACGGCATCGCGTACGAGGAGGCCCCGGTCGAGCCGAGGACGCGCCGTGGACGGCTCGTCACGCCCGGCGGCGCGAGCCGGTTCGTCGCGCTGTTCGCCCTCTCCTTTGGCTTCTATCTCCTCATGGGCGATCCGACCTACTGGTTCGACCTCGTAACGGGGGCGACCACGGGACTGATCGTCGCGTTCACCCTCGATCACGTGGCGTTCTCGCGTCCGCCGTCGGTCCGCCGGACGCCCCGGCGCGCGCTCCGGTTCGCCGTCTACGTCCCGTACCTCCTGTTCGAGATCGTCAAGGCGAACGTGGCGGTCTCGCTCGTGATCCTGCGGCCGTCGATGCCGATCCAGCCGCGGCTGACCCGCGTTCGGTCGGCCGTCCGCGGCGGCCTCCCGCTGACGACGCTCGCCAACAGCATCACGCTCACGCCGGGGACGCTGACCGTCCGGGCGGACGACCGGGACCTCGTGGTCCACACCCTGATCACGGACGCCCGCGAGGACCTCTTCGACGGAGGGCTCGAACGCGCGGTTCGCTTCGTCTTCTACGGGCGTAGCGCCGCCGGGATCCCCAGCCCCGAGGAGCGCGGCGACACCGAGATCATCGGGGGGAACGACTCGTGA
- a CDS encoding TrkH family potassium uptake protein → MRINVDWRVSARLTGVVLRWLTVPLGFPLLVAVYYGEALSPFLVAMAVSLLAGEALVQTGREGRLGPREAFLMVAVTWFVVPLAGAIPFVVAGTGSIAHPVDALFESMSGVTTTGATVLLDFEIHARSIMMWRQVSQWLGGLGILVLATAILSQIGVGGAQLMESETQTRDVNKLAPRIAQTARLLGELYVGLTFLLVAILYALSLVGLAPNMGLYNAVAHPLTTVSTAGFSPEADSVMAFSPAVQWVITLFMIVGATNFLLIYFALQGDWRRLVDSEEFRFYVALLALLGAITTVLLVLDETYAGGIEETVRHAVFNTVSMMTTTGYANVDFDGWEAGAKHVLFVCMFIGGMAGSTTCSIKTLRWLVVLKGFRRDLFTSIHPEAIRPVRLSGEVIDEEAIRDIYAFTLVNLLLFSAATTFIVVDGARAGLALSEFDAMGAAAATFLNIGPAFGIAGPFGTYEGFPTTTKLVMIVLMWIGRIEVIPVLVLLTKAFWTS, encoded by the coding sequence ATGAGGATCAACGTCGACTGGCGCGTGAGCGCCCGCCTCACCGGGGTCGTCCTCAGGTGGCTCACCGTCCCCCTCGGCTTCCCGCTCCTGGTCGCGGTCTACTACGGCGAGGCGCTCTCCCCGTTTCTCGTGGCGATGGCGGTCTCGCTGCTCGCGGGCGAGGCGCTCGTTCAGACGGGCAGAGAGGGGCGCCTCGGCCCGCGCGAGGCGTTCCTCATGGTCGCGGTGACGTGGTTCGTCGTCCCGCTCGCGGGGGCGATCCCGTTCGTCGTCGCGGGGACGGGATCGATCGCCCACCCGGTCGACGCGCTGTTCGAGTCGATGAGCGGCGTCACGACCACCGGCGCGACGGTCCTGCTGGACTTCGAGATCCACGCCCGCTCGATCATGATGTGGCGACAGGTCAGCCAGTGGCTCGGGGGGCTCGGCATCCTCGTCCTCGCGACGGCGATCCTCTCGCAGATCGGCGTCGGTGGCGCACAGCTCATGGAGTCCGAAACCCAGACACGGGACGTCAACAAACTCGCCCCGCGGATCGCCCAGACCGCACGCCTGCTCGGCGAACTCTACGTCGGGCTGACGTTCCTGCTGGTGGCGATCCTCTACGCGCTCTCGCTGGTCGGTCTCGCCCCGAACATGGGGCTGTACAACGCGGTCGCCCACCCGCTGACGACCGTCTCGACGGCTGGCTTCTCGCCGGAGGCCGACAGTGTCATGGCCTTCTCGCCGGCCGTCCAGTGGGTCATCACCCTGTTCATGATCGTCGGGGCGACGAACTTCCTGCTCATCTACTTCGCCCTGCAGGGCGACTGGCGAAGGCTCGTCGATAGCGAGGAGTTCCGCTTCTACGTCGCGTTGCTCGCGCTGTTGGGGGCGATCACGACCGTCCTGCTCGTCCTCGACGAGACCTACGCGGGCGGCATCGAGGAGACGGTGCGCCACGCCGTGTTCAACACCGTCTCGATGATGACGACGACGGGCTACGCGAACGTCGACTTCGACGGCTGGGAGGCGGGCGCGAAACACGTCCTGTTCGTCTGTATGTTCATCGGCGGGATGGCCGGGTCGACCACCTGCTCGATCAAGACGCTGCGCTGGCTGGTCGTCCTCAAGGGGTTTCGCCGCGACCTGTTCACCTCGATCCACCCCGAGGCGATCCGCCCCGTCCGACTGAGCGGCGAGGTGATCGACGAGGAGGCGATCCGGGACATCTACGCGTTCACCCTCGTGAACCTCCTGCTCTTCTCGGCGGCGACGACCTTCATCGTCGTCGACGGCGCCCGCGCGGGCCTCGCGCTGAGCGAGTTCGACGCGATGGGCGCGGCCGCGGCGACGTTCCTCAACATCGGCCCCGCCTTCGGCATCGCCGGCCCCTTCGGCACCTACGAGGGGTTCCCGACGACGACCAAACTGGTGATGATCGTCCTGATGTGGATCGGCCGCATCGAAGTGATCCCGGTGCTCGTCCTGCTCACGAAGGCCTTCTGGACCTCATAG
- a CDS encoding thermonuclease family protein → MSGRSRRLCSIAVLCLVVVLAGCAGVGTDDPGPGDGEPVESGDGDPEGTDGGGGEDGADDGDDESDPEGSDDSNGTDPPDDSGSADSDEPASDTSDEADDSNGDDGDSTSDGNDSDGTESDAPEDDAGSDPSSGSDSDDSTDGSSDAGSEDDGDGPSSDSDDSDGDGTDEPASTRGPADGTEWIVTVDRVIDGDTMEVTFPNGEVDTIRLLGVDTPETYGQSDPDDFEGIPDTTAGADWLAEWGDRATAYATDELDGKEVRIAVDPEADRRGSFGRLLVYVYTDDGDSFNRALIDEGLARMYDSQFSERPAFKGAEADAQREGVGLWGFEGSTDDPPADDGSGNESPPAGTDGDLDCSDFETQAQAQAVYDDDPSDPHRLDADGDGVACETLP, encoded by the coding sequence ATGAGCGGACGTTCGCGTCGACTCTGTAGCATCGCCGTCCTCTGTCTCGTCGTCGTGCTCGCCGGCTGTGCCGGTGTCGGAACCGACGACCCCGGTCCCGGAGACGGCGAACCGGTCGAAAGCGGGGACGGCGACCCCGAAGGGACCGACGGCGGAGGCGGCGAGGACGGGGCTGACGACGGCGACGACGAGTCCGACCCCGAGGGGAGCGACGACTCGAACGGCACGGATCCGCCGGACGACTCCGGTTCGGCCGACTCGGACGAACCGGCCTCCGATACGTCCGACGAGGCGGACGACTCCAACGGGGACGACGGCGATAGCACCAGCGATGGAAACGACTCTGACGGGACGGAGTCGGACGCGCCCGAGGACGACGCGGGGAGCGACCCGTCGAGCGGGTCCGACTCCGACGACTCGACGGATGGGTCCTCGGACGCCGGATCGGAGGACGATGGGGACGGTCCATCGAGCGACTCGGACGATTCCGATGGCGACGGGACCGACGAGCCGGCGTCCACACGCGGGCCGGCCGACGGCACGGAGTGGATTGTCACGGTCGATCGGGTGATCGACGGCGACACGATGGAGGTCACGTTCCCGAACGGCGAGGTCGACACCATCAGGCTGCTCGGGGTCGACACCCCCGAGACATACGGTCAGAGCGATCCCGACGACTTCGAGGGGATTCCCGACACCACTGCTGGAGCGGACTGGCTCGCCGAGTGGGGCGACCGCGCGACGGCGTACGCCACCGATGAACTCGACGGGAAGGAGGTCCGCATCGCGGTCGACCCCGAGGCCGACCGGCGCGGATCGTTCGGTCGGCTGCTCGTCTACGTCTACACCGACGACGGGGACTCGTTCAACCGCGCGCTGATCGACGAGGGCCTCGCCCGGATGTACGACTCGCAGTTCTCCGAGCGCCCCGCCTTCAAGGGCGCCGAGGCCGACGCCCAGCGCGAAGGGGTCGGCCTGTGGGGCTTCGAGGGCTCGACGGACGACCCGCCCGCGGACGACGGGAGTGGGAACGAGAGTCCACCCGCCGGGACCGACGGCGACCTCGACTGTTCGGACTTCGAGACGCAGGCACAGGCCCAGGCCGTCTACGACGACGATCCGAGCGATCCACACCGGCTCGACGCTGACGGCGACGGCGTGGCCTGCGAGACGCTTCCCTGA
- a CDS encoding DUF4040 domain-containing protein, whose protein sequence is MITPIEATLLAFVLATALATALFCDVLSSIIVFAAYSLGMALVYTYLLAPDVALTEAAIGAGVTTILLLLTIAKTVRPPTDALFESVHVPGAVVMGAFALVLGAAVLPAMPAIGAESAPVWANPEVTQYYLENTYAETGVQNSVAAVLAAYRGFDTFGEAVVVFGAAVAVLLVLDREVFA, encoded by the coding sequence ATGATCACGCCGATCGAGGCGACGCTGCTGGCGTTCGTCCTGGCGACGGCGCTGGCGACGGCGCTGTTCTGCGACGTGCTCTCGTCGATCATCGTCTTCGCCGCCTACAGCCTGGGGATGGCGCTCGTCTACACCTACCTCCTCGCGCCCGACGTGGCGCTCACCGAGGCGGCGATCGGCGCGGGCGTGACGACGATCCTCCTCCTGTTGACGATCGCCAAGACGGTGCGCCCGCCGACGGACGCGCTGTTCGAGTCGGTACACGTCCCCGGCGCCGTCGTTATGGGGGCGTTCGCGCTCGTCCTCGGGGCGGCGGTCCTGCCCGCGATGCCCGCGATCGGTGCGGAGAGCGCGCCGGTGTGGGCGAACCCCGAGGTCACCCAGTACTACCTCGAGAACACCTACGCCGAGACCGGCGTTCAGAACTCCGTCGCGGCGGTGCTGGCCGCCTACCGGGGGTTCGATACGTTCGGCGAGGCGGTCGTCGTCTTCGGGGCCGCCGTCGCCGTCCTGTTGGTCCTCGACCGGGAGGTGTTCGCGTGA
- a CDS encoding cation:proton antiporter subunit C: protein MLELLATRYAYVVFIVLLSVGLYMVIASQNLVKKVIGVNLFQTAIFLFFVAAAYVEGGSAPVVPKDPAGPTGLLVSPLPHVIVLTAIVVGVALTAVGLALIIRIYTEYGTLREDVLREVRADD from the coding sequence ATGCTCGAACTGCTCGCCACCCGATACGCCTACGTCGTCTTCATCGTCCTGCTGTCGGTGGGGCTGTACATGGTGATCGCGAGTCAGAACCTCGTGAAGAAGGTCATCGGGGTCAACCTCTTTCAGACCGCGATCTTCCTGTTTTTCGTCGCCGCGGCCTACGTCGAGGGTGGCTCCGCACCGGTGGTGCCGAAGGACCCCGCGGGCCCGACCGGGCTGCTGGTCAGCCCGCTGCCCCACGTGATCGTGCTGACCGCCATCGTCGTCGGGGTCGCGCTCACCGCCGTCGGGTTGGCGCTCATCATCCGGATCTACACCGAGTACGGCACGCTCCGCGAGGACGTTCTCCGGGAGGTGCGTGCGGATGATTGA